In Thermosphaera sp., a genomic segment contains:
- the upp gene encoding uracil phosphoribosyltransferase codes for MFEVQLVNRKYAQHILTLLRNKDSSQIEFRKGLVKLGRILGMEIAEDLESEEAIVETPLGVKVKGVRIKDMDNTIIVTVLRAAWPLTEGLIKVFYNARQGVIAAKRVEEKGMQNYGFEIDVSYVKMPSVTSNDVVIISDVMVATGSTLARILEEILKKGKAKKYYIASVLTTPLAVARLRDKADELGIDLKMYAIWMDPEVNQKGYIVPGLGDAGDRAFGS; via the coding sequence ATGTTCGAGGTTCAGCTGGTAAACAGGAAGTATGCGCAACACATCCTCACACTACTCCGAAATAAGGATTCATCCCAAATAGAGTTTAGAAAGGGATTGGTTAAACTCGGCAGGATCTTGGGGATGGAGATAGCGGAGGATCTCGAATCAGAGGAGGCCATCGTTGAAACACCTCTTGGAGTCAAAGTGAAAGGCGTAAGAATAAAGGACATGGATAACACCATTATTGTTACGGTCCTAAGGGCTGCTTGGCCGCTGACAGAGGGGCTTATAAAGGTATTCTATAATGCGAGACAAGGGGTTATAGCTGCTAAGAGAGTTGAGGAAAAAGGTATGCAAAACTACGGGTTTGAAATAGATGTCTCCTATGTGAAAATGCCTTCGGTAACCTCCAACGACGTAGTAATAATAAGCGATGTAATGGTTGCTACGGGCTCGACCCTGGCTAGAATTCTCGAGGAGATATTAAAGAAAGGAAAGGCGAAGAAATATTATATTGCCTCGGTACTCACGACTCCTCTCGCTGTTGCAAGGTTGAGAGATAAGGCAGATGAACTCGGCATCGATTTGAAAATGTATGCCATATGGATGGATCCCGAGGTTAATCAGAAGGGCTATATCGTCCCAGGGCTCGGCGATGCTGGAGACAGGGCTTTCGGATCTTGA
- a CDS encoding nucleotidyltransferase family protein — protein MNNNTTAVILAGGVGTRFHPYTEVVPKPMIPIGVDEKPVLEYILRWLNRFGVNKFIFLVNYRWKYIRNYFGDGSRFNVRIEYSIDDPEGYTNTGGSMLKAYREGLFKGDVIVWYGDILAPLNVEDLLRYHLEKQGDLTLVVTRKYKVSVGVATLGEDNLIVDMVEKPELNLNATVGIGVLKSELFSEDLEKILGLDFDFMGDFVPWLIKSGRRVLGYIYDGDWFDVGSLERYKKLDNHHLSRLFEI, from the coding sequence TTGAATAATAATACAACGGCGGTAATCCTTGCTGGCGGAGTGGGGACGAGGTTTCATCCTTACACCGAGGTTGTGCCGAAGCCGATGATCCCAATAGGTGTTGACGAGAAACCGGTTTTAGAATACATTCTGCGATGGCTGAATAGGTTTGGAGTGAATAAGTTCATTTTTCTAGTAAATTATAGGTGGAAATACATTCGAAACTACTTTGGAGACGGGTCCCGTTTCAATGTGAGAATTGAATACTCTATTGACGATCCCGAGGGATACACGAACACAGGGGGCTCGATGCTGAAAGCCTATCGAGAGGGGCTTTTCAAAGGGGATGTAATCGTCTGGTATGGCGATATACTGGCTCCCTTAAATGTGGAGGATTTGCTAAGATATCACTTGGAAAAACAAGGAGACCTAACTCTCGTGGTAACAAGGAAGTACAAAGTATCAGTCGGCGTGGCAACCCTCGGCGAAGATAATTTGATCGTGGATATGGTGGAAAAGCCTGAGTTAAACCTTAACGCTACAGTGGGTATCGGAGTACTTAAGAGCGAATTGTTCAGCGAGGACTTGGAGAAGATTCTAGGATTAGACTTCGATTTTATGGGTGATTTCGTCCCATGGTTGATCAAATCCGGTAGAAGAGTTTTAGGTTACATTTATGACGGGGACTGGTTCGATGTCGGGAGCTTGGAGAGGTATAAAAAGCTAGACAACCACCATCTTTCAAGACTTTTCGAAATCTAA
- a CDS encoding MATE family efflux transporter: protein MQAKVDQSMEFKKTENHLQRALATSIPLVFVEMVSSLYSLIDTYFISGLGDSALAGVGASSYILWLYNVLLALFQTPIMILVSQSIGAGLKNKARSIIGEICFKGGLIILVITGVLYTFSPTILAVQSGLTGEAYDHALTYLSVRVLGLPLFYLSMCFDTSIIATARTKITLLVNTIGLVGNMILDPLLIYGYLGLPRMGVAGAAVATVVSGTFTIPFQLYYLSVLGLSPSLGRDNSVLFKAMKLGYPAMLERFVFALGNNVYAGVISRMGPRVMAAHNIGLRIESLVYMPGFAFSLTASTLVGQKIGEGRIDEAKRLGLETVRLGVLVMGGLGLLLALTGRFLSSPFSPDEEIAGLASTYLLIAGLSEPGLGLSMVVSGGIRGAGNTKIPFIINSLSLYLFRVIPSIILSKPLGVLGPWISMFVDVYARGIILFLIYHKRFAKLAVKHV, encoded by the coding sequence ATGCAGGCGAAGGTGGACCAATCGATGGAGTTTAAAAAGACCGAGAACCATCTGCAGAGAGCCTTGGCAACCAGCATTCCCCTAGTATTCGTGGAAATGGTTTCAAGCCTTTACTCTCTAATCGATACCTACTTTATCAGCGGACTCGGGGATAGTGCTCTAGCGGGCGTTGGGGCTTCGAGCTACATCCTCTGGCTCTACAATGTCTTGCTAGCTCTGTTTCAAACCCCCATAATGATACTCGTATCACAATCTATTGGAGCAGGGTTGAAAAACAAAGCTAGAAGCATTATAGGGGAGATCTGCTTCAAGGGCGGACTAATAATTCTAGTCATCACGGGAGTACTTTATACATTCTCGCCAACTATACTCGCGGTTCAATCGGGTCTAACGGGTGAAGCATATGATCACGCACTAACGTACCTATCCGTAAGGGTTCTCGGACTCCCACTATTCTATCTTTCGATGTGTTTCGATACATCGATAATTGCTACAGCCAGGACCAAGATAACCTTGCTGGTCAACACGATCGGTCTTGTTGGAAACATGATCCTAGACCCGTTGTTGATCTACGGCTACCTCGGACTCCCCAGAATGGGTGTCGCTGGGGCAGCCGTCGCGACCGTCGTCTCGGGCACTTTTACCATACCATTTCAACTCTACTACCTCAGCGTCCTAGGCCTCTCTCCCTCACTCGGAAGAGATAATAGCGTGCTCTTTAAGGCGATGAAGCTTGGATATCCTGCCATGCTGGAGAGGTTTGTCTTTGCACTAGGCAACAACGTCTACGCTGGAGTGATCTCCAGGATGGGTCCCAGGGTGATGGCTGCCCACAATATTGGTTTAAGAATCGAGAGTCTGGTGTACATGCCCGGGTTTGCTTTCTCGCTTACGGCCTCCACGCTCGTAGGGCAGAAAATCGGGGAAGGGAGAATAGATGAAGCCAAGAGGCTTGGACTTGAGACAGTAAGGCTTGGGGTCCTGGTAATGGGGGGATTAGGGTTGCTCCTAGCCTTGACTGGGAGATTCCTCTCGTCCCCTTTCTCACCGGATGAAGAGATAGCCGGCTTGGCGTCAACATACTTGCTAATCGCTGGTTTAAGTGAACCGGGTCTTGGATTGTCGATGGTAGTGAGCGGTGGAATAAGAGGTGCGGGAAACACGAAAATACCATTCATAATTAACTCCTTGTCCCTTTACCTATTCAGGGTGATACCATCGATAATCCTGTCCAAACCCCTCGGGGTCTTAGGTCCATGGATATCAATGTTCGTGGATGTCTATGCGAGAGGAATTATCTTGTTCTTGATTTACCATAAAAGGTTTGCCAAACTAGCCGTTAAACACGTTTAG
- a CDS encoding cation transporter gives MSYGINTRLLQARKAFVTSALLSLLGAFLEGVALTIFQSIILVTDFFHWTLDTIVEFMMLFSIYYASRVGKKFPWSILIIEFSTSIIVMFILLAFYGWVMLDYVNGLIATYEATTNSILVSLITAVGGSITFTAFLFQRRNYRRYGLEILKIDSTHALMDTLSSFIATAGVILTVITGSYSLEMLFTMILLVFILHSVLELFKDSFKVLSGTNIDVELTSRLRSVLEKELFDVKIKSIEARKVGSFYIVTVEIFLDPKMPIYKAYAVKRKIDKISRRESELVYHVDVRIYPDESFKKKAKRPTK, from the coding sequence ATGAGTTACGGAATCAATACGCGCCTACTCCAGGCGAGGAAAGCCTTCGTTACATCTGCCCTGTTAAGCCTCTTGGGAGCGTTTTTGGAAGGAGTTGCTTTGACCATTTTCCAGAGCATAATACTCGTAACCGACTTCTTCCACTGGACTCTCGACACAATTGTCGAGTTCATGATGCTTTTTTCAATATACTATGCGAGTAGAGTAGGCAAGAAATTCCCTTGGAGCATATTGATCATTGAATTCTCAACTAGTATTATCGTTATGTTCATTTTGCTCGCGTTTTACGGATGGGTTATGCTCGACTATGTTAACGGTTTAATTGCCACTTACGAGGCTACAACGAATTCAATACTGGTTTCATTGATAACAGCTGTTGGAGGCTCGATCACTTTCACAGCGTTCCTATTCCAGAGGAGAAATTATCGTAGATATGGCCTTGAGATTTTGAAAATTGATTCAACTCATGCATTAATGGATACTCTTTCATCATTTATTGCTACAGCAGGGGTTATTCTAACAGTAATTACTGGAAGCTACTCGCTCGAGATGCTCTTCACCATGATTCTCCTCGTCTTCATCCTGCACAGCGTCCTAGAGTTATTCAAGGATAGTTTTAAAGTACTAAGCGGAACAAACATTGACGTCGAGCTAACGAGTAGGCTCAGATCGGTACTGGAGAAGGAATTATTCGACGTTAAAATCAAAAGTATTGAGGCACGGAAAGTAGGCTCATTCTATATAGTCACGGTTGAGATATTCTTGGATCCTAAAATGCCGATATATAAAGCCTATGCCGTGAAGAGGAAAATAGACAAGATATCGAGGAGGGAGTCTGAGCTGGTTTATCATGTGGACGTCAGGATCTATCCTGATGAATCATTCAAGAAGAAAGCAAAGCGGCCTACTAAATAG
- a CDS encoding type II secretion system F family protein, with product MSEKSPTTTTLKERAVEFFKGLVHRAIVNKWATLGVAIADSIIVYYIVIAIPYFVNVVLGGFVILGSFLLLYYFNILKRIGIVPVSDDLIFILVHMRCLVTGNPPLTTLFGRIGEASFYRKKYTDMFQKLRGLIRNWGYSAPEALKLVSREASSKVDEMFLQRLSAIVATGGDVKEYLRIEYNTLFSEYVSSYTRMIDTLKVVLGVYTTLLGALTFMLANLMLLGMIFGNVTELITTGVIGVGFALISMALLLYVFVRRPIFESKPRHKNKIVIMISTLGLTGLLIFAIISVYLVISMNIFNMEYVALSLLLTGVSLLPAAILVKIHEGRIAEYDMFFPAFIRSYGEHMAVLPNMIDSLKPLLIAELGKLRTLLRGVYARLLNRVDPRIAWGFFAEESSSELVNRGTRIFVDTVEVGGDLGEAGALISDHANELFRLRANYVQVFKTFEVTLYLMHLIVIILLIFIGNFINLFTEIIASFAGSIPYEYSGILSFFNVSPQDVSLLTNLMLLMITIANTLAVYSVNPGSRYAIYYYLCVMLLITGGAVYAGSIVINGLISGLLGPMEFGGAI from the coding sequence TTGAGCGAAAAATCGCCGACCACTACTACATTGAAGGAGAGAGCAGTCGAATTCTTCAAGGGACTCGTACACAGGGCTATTGTAAACAAATGGGCAACGCTAGGCGTGGCTATAGCGGATTCTATAATAGTATACTACATAGTAATCGCCATCCCATACTTCGTCAACGTTGTCCTAGGGGGTTTCGTCATCCTGGGATCCTTCCTCCTTTTGTATTATTTCAACATCCTTAAGAGAATAGGGATCGTGCCGGTTTCAGACGACCTAATATTCATCCTCGTCCACATGAGGTGTTTGGTGACAGGGAATCCGCCCCTCACTACGCTCTTCGGAAGGATCGGTGAAGCCTCGTTCTACAGGAAAAAATACACTGACATGTTTCAAAAGCTGCGAGGGCTGATCAGGAACTGGGGGTACAGCGCCCCGGAAGCCCTAAAGCTCGTCTCGCGCGAGGCTTCCTCTAAGGTCGACGAAATGTTTCTTCAAAGGTTGTCAGCGATCGTGGCTACTGGAGGAGACGTAAAGGAATATTTGCGAATAGAATACAACACGCTTTTCTCCGAGTACGTTTCATCCTACACTAGAATGATTGATACTTTAAAGGTTGTCCTAGGTGTTTACACTACGCTACTAGGGGCTTTAACCTTCATGCTTGCAAACCTAATGCTACTCGGCATGATATTCGGCAATGTAACTGAGTTGATAACAACGGGAGTTATCGGCGTGGGTTTTGCCTTGATAAGCATGGCACTGCTTCTCTACGTTTTCGTGCGGAGACCCATTTTCGAGTCTAAGCCGCGGCACAAGAATAAAATCGTTATCATGATCTCTACTCTAGGGTTAACTGGCCTGTTAATTTTCGCGATAATCTCGGTTTACTTAGTAATCTCCATGAATATTTTCAACATGGAGTACGTAGCGCTTAGTCTCCTGTTGACCGGTGTTTCATTATTACCCGCTGCGATATTGGTAAAGATTCACGAGGGTAGAATAGCCGAGTACGACATGTTCTTTCCAGCGTTTATCAGAAGCTATGGGGAGCACATGGCTGTTCTTCCAAACATGATTGACTCGTTGAAACCACTACTGATAGCGGAGCTTGGAAAGCTGAGGACACTCTTAAGGGGAGTATATGCCAGGCTGTTGAATAGAGTAGACCCTAGGATTGCTTGGGGATTCTTCGCCGAGGAGTCGTCCAGCGAGCTCGTCAATAGGGGGACACGAATATTCGTAGACACCGTGGAGGTTGGAGGAGACTTAGGTGAGGCTGGAGCCTTAATCTCAGACCATGCCAACGAGCTTTTCAGGCTGAGAGCAAACTATGTCCAAGTATTCAAGACTTTTGAAGTAACACTATACCTCATGCACTTGATAGTCATAATCCTCTTGATCTTCATAGGCAACTTCATAAACTTATTCACAGAGATCATCGCGAGCTTCGCAGGAAGCATTCCATACGAGTACTCGGGTATTCTGAGCTTCTTCAATGTGTCACCACAAGATGTCTCACTTCTAACGAATCTAATGCTTCTCATGATAACTATTGCAAACACTCTCGCAGTCTACTCGGTCAACCCCGGCTCAAGATACGCGATATACTATTATCTCTGCGTAATGTTACTGATTACTGGAGGCGCCGTCTACGCAGGTTCCATCGTCATAAATGGTCTAATAAGCGGTCTCCTCGGTCCAATGGAGTTTGGAGGCGCTATTTAG
- a CDS encoding type II/IV secretion system ATPase subunit, with amino-acid sequence MSKLLSIRLFRSKKEREVKEPDFGGKPPYLTTYMESFGRQHGETPLFVERLTGDMKMWSKINVIYPVGGGVFIHVTNLIKTASGYNQYISIEPPRPPTNVLKALEEALAVKIKPEHALESAEERRKILLELLEDIFDVKEKPVNYASIKPGLLRVPVYAGDVDYIKYHLIRDKIGVGIIEPFLRDPYLEDISSKGVGNIYVVHKIFGSLETNIGFHSEDELDEFIIRLGEKIGKPISRARPVVDATLPDGSRINIVYGSDVSLFGSNFTIRKVAKTPISVTQLIKWNTFNEYAAAYMWMMLAEGMSAFICGETASGKTTALNALAVFIRPNYKIVSIEDTSEVVLPHKNWVRELTRDTGKQESSVTMFDLLRAALRQRPNYIIVGEIRGAEGNIAFQAMQTGHPVLSTFHAANLERLLQRLTNPPISVPKTNLDTLNIAWFQSSVYDKRGMLVRRMITINEIIGYDPRSDSIAAIPVFTWDPVSDVHRFSGRGASYLLEEKIAVMRGIPRRDIRLIYDELELRARYLRLLAEKNILDYNDVYKAIVKAYELGLEEAYKRLMKGELM; translated from the coding sequence ATGTCAAAGCTCTTGAGCATAAGACTTTTCAGGAGTAAGAAGGAGAGAGAGGTTAAAGAGCCCGATTTCGGCGGAAAGCCTCCGTACCTGACAACCTACATGGAGTCCTTCGGGAGGCAACACGGTGAGACTCCCCTATTCGTGGAGAGGCTCACGGGAGACATGAAGATGTGGTCGAAAATCAACGTTATATACCCGGTTGGCGGCGGAGTCTTCATACACGTGACCAACCTCATTAAGACTGCATCAGGATACAATCAATACATTTCTATCGAACCCCCCAGGCCTCCAACCAACGTGCTGAAAGCGCTCGAGGAGGCCCTCGCGGTAAAAATAAAGCCTGAACACGCCCTTGAGTCGGCTGAGGAGAGGAGAAAAATACTGCTCGAGCTGTTGGAGGATATTTTCGACGTTAAGGAGAAGCCGGTGAACTACGCGTCGATAAAGCCTGGTCTGCTGAGAGTCCCAGTGTATGCGGGAGACGTTGATTACATTAAATATCATTTAATACGTGACAAGATAGGGGTCGGCATTATAGAGCCCTTTCTCAGAGACCCTTATCTCGAAGACATTAGCTCAAAAGGCGTTGGAAACATTTATGTAGTCCACAAGATATTCGGGTCGCTGGAAACAAATATCGGTTTTCACAGCGAAGACGAGCTTGACGAGTTTATCATAAGGCTTGGGGAGAAGATCGGCAAACCAATATCTAGGGCAAGACCAGTAGTGGATGCCACGCTCCCCGATGGAAGCAGAATAAACATAGTCTACGGTAGTGACGTGAGCCTGTTTGGAAGTAATTTTACAATACGTAAGGTCGCTAAGACTCCCATCAGCGTGACACAGTTGATCAAGTGGAACACCTTCAACGAATATGCCGCCGCGTACATGTGGATGATGCTGGCAGAGGGGATGAGCGCCTTCATTTGTGGAGAGACCGCAAGCGGTAAGACGACGGCGTTGAACGCGCTGGCGGTTTTCATACGCCCCAATTACAAGATAGTCTCCATTGAAGACACCTCTGAGGTCGTCCTACCACACAAGAACTGGGTGAGAGAGCTGACAAGAGATACCGGCAAACAAGAGAGTAGCGTGACGATGTTCGACCTTTTAAGGGCTGCGCTACGCCAGCGTCCGAACTACATAATAGTTGGAGAGATCAGAGGCGCGGAGGGCAACATAGCCTTCCAAGCAATGCAGACCGGCCACCCTGTGTTGTCGACCTTCCACGCAGCTAATCTCGAAAGACTCTTACAGAGGCTGACCAATCCGCCTATAAGCGTGCCGAAAACCAACCTGGATACCCTCAACATAGCATGGTTCCAGTCATCGGTTTACGATAAAAGAGGTATGCTCGTCCGTAGAATGATCACGATCAACGAAATCATAGGCTACGACCCCCGTTCCGACTCAATAGCAGCCATTCCGGTGTTCACGTGGGATCCCGTGAGCGATGTCCACAGGTTTTCGGGACGGGGAGCTAGTTACCTATTGGAGGAGAAAATAGCTGTCATGAGAGGAATACCCAGACGCGATATTAGATTAATATACGATGAGCTTGAATTAAGAGCGCGATACCTCAGGCTCCTCGCTGAGAAGAATATTCTTGACTACAATGATGTTTACAAAGCGATCGTTAAAGCATACGAGCTAGGCCTCGAGGAAGCATATAAGAGATTAATGAAGGGGGAATTGATGTAG
- a CDS encoding ATPase domain-containing protein, with the protein MLRVKMISTGNDELDTKIAGGIPFPALIVIEGLHGTGKSVLAQQFIYGALKSELRVTVVTTETTTVGYVRSMINVGFNVLDEYLKGRLNVYSTQIPRVKWVSSTSRDLLSLTLRHMVSTVERYDVYVIDSFSILVKGSRREDVANFLTVGKKIVDKGKLVILTIHPEGLSESLHAGLKAIADGYIELKNVEMGGRALKVMNIIKLKGVPTTFENTITFDVDPAFGIKLVPMALAKV; encoded by the coding sequence ATGTTGAGAGTTAAAATGATATCCACAGGTAACGATGAGCTAGACACTAAGATTGCTGGCGGCATCCCCTTCCCTGCTTTGATCGTTATAGAGGGACTACACGGGACTGGGAAATCCGTTTTAGCCCAACAATTCATTTACGGTGCGCTGAAAAGCGAGTTAAGAGTTACGGTTGTAACAACCGAAACCACCACGGTTGGGTACGTAAGAAGCATGATCAATGTAGGGTTCAACGTGCTGGACGAGTACCTTAAAGGCCGGTTGAACGTTTACTCCACCCAAATACCAAGGGTTAAGTGGGTTAGCTCTACCAGCAGGGACCTGCTCTCCCTCACTCTACGCCACATGGTTTCAACCGTCGAGAGATATGACGTCTACGTGATTGACTCATTCAGCATCCTTGTTAAAGGCTCGAGGAGAGAGGATGTTGCAAACTTTCTCACTGTCGGCAAGAAAATCGTCGATAAGGGTAAGCTTGTAATTCTCACAATACATCCTGAGGGGTTGAGCGAATCATTGCACGCCGGGCTTAAAGCTATAGCCGATGGATACATCGAGCTTAAAAACGTTGAAATGGGAGGCAGGGCTCTTAAAGTTATGAACATTATAAAACTGAAGGGGGTGCCTACAACCTTCGAGAATACTATAACATTTGATGTCGATCCGGCCTTTGGCATCAAGCTCGTCCCCATGGCGTTAGCAAAAGTATAA
- a CDS encoding flagellin, with product MGESTTITHAILTIVAILMASLFAAAVIGQLNSVLNVISISMKSKSDSYRLSITIVHASIDKETGIIYLYAKNTGDVSYSDLGNIDFIITDSDGKTLYYSTRQTSPESVEITEYGSQQGVFEKGETVLFKIKIETAYKLPLEVKMVLSNGYSTVYTVG from the coding sequence ATGGGAGAGTCAACAACTATAACACATGCGATACTGACGATAGTCGCCATACTCATGGCGTCTCTCTTCGCGGCGGCAGTTATAGGTCAGCTCAATAGTGTTTTAAATGTAATATCTATTAGTATGAAGAGCAAGTCGGACTCGTACAGGCTCAGCATCACGATAGTTCACGCATCAATCGATAAGGAGACAGGAATAATATACCTCTACGCGAAGAACACTGGAGACGTTTCATACAGCGACCTTGGAAATATCGATTTTATAATTACCGATTCAGACGGAAAGACGTTATACTATTCAACAAGACAGACATCCCCAGAGTCCGTGGAGATCACGGAGTACGGGTCACAGCAAGGAGTCTTTGAAAAGGGAGAGACCGTTCTCTTCAAAATAAAGATCGAGACCGCGTATAAACTACCTTTAGAGGTGAAAATGGTTCTTTCAAACGGATACTCTACAGTTTACACTGTGGGATGA